One Electrophorus electricus isolate fEleEle1 chromosome 13, fEleEle1.pri, whole genome shotgun sequence DNA segment encodes these proteins:
- the tgfb3 gene encoding transforming growth factor beta-3 proprotein gives MHLGRALLFFLLLNSVTTIFSLSTCTTVDIDHIKKKRVEAIRGQILSKLRLTSPPQALSPGQVPYQVLALYNSTKELIEELGRDRQQSCGQDNTETEYYAKEIHKFNMIQGPPENNDLPNCAKITSKVFRFNVSSMEKNSTNLFRAEFRALRVPNSGANRNEQRIELYQILRPDEHIAKQRYIGGKNVLTKGTSEWVSFDVTETVREWLLHRETNLGLEISVHCPCHTFNPNGDIIENKNEVLEVKFKGMDVDNDNSGNLKEKEQPHLILMMLPPHRLDVPPISRRRKRALDTNYCFSNYEENCCVRRLYIDFRQDLGWRWIHEPKGYHANFCSGPCPYLRSADTTHSTLLSLYNTLNPEASASPCCVPQDLEPLTILYYVGRTPKVEQLSNMIVKSCKCS, from the exons ATGCATCTGGGTAGAgcacttttgtttttccttcttttaaacAGCGTGACCACGATTTTCTCTCTATCTACTTGCACCACTGTGGACATTGACcacataaagaaaaagagagtggaAGCAATTCGAGGACAAATTCTTAGCAAATTGCGACTGACTAGTCCGCCACAAGCACTTAGTCCCGGTCAGGTACCTTATCAGGTGTTAGCGCTCTATAACAGTACTAAAGAACTGATAGAGGAGTTAGGGCGAGACCGGCAGCAAAGCTGTGGACAAGATAACACGGAGACTGAATACTACGcaaaagaaatacacaaattCAACATGATTCAGGGACCACCTGAAAATA ATGACCTGCCCAACTGTGCCAAGATAACGTCTAAAGTATTCCGCTTCAATGTCTCGTCTATGGAGAAGAATTCCACCAACCTGTTCCGGGCAGAATTTCGTGCTCTGCGGGTGCCAAACTCCGGTGCTAACAGGAATGAACAGCGTATTGAGCTCTATCAG ATACTACGGCCTGATGAGCACATTGCAAAGCAGCGGTATATTGGAGGAAAGAATGTCCTGACCAAGGGGACATCTGAGTGGGTCTCCTTTGATgtcacagagacagtgagagagtggcTTTTGCACAGAG AAACTAACCTTGGCCTGGAGATCAGTGTGCACTGTCCCTGTCACACCTTTAACCCAAATGGTGACATCATTGAGAACAAAAACGAGGTCCTGGAAGTCAAATTCAAAG GTATGGACGTGGACAATGACAACAGCGGGAATCTAAAGGAGAAGGAGCAGCCCCACCTCATCCTAATGATGCTGCCTCCTCACCGGCTGGACGTGCCACCCATATCCCGGCGGCGCAAACGGGCGCTGGACACCAACTACTGCTTCTC TAATTATGAAGAGAACTGCTGTGTTCGCCGACTCTACATTGATTTCCGCCAGGACCTGGGCTGGAGATGGATCCATGAGCCTAAAGGATACCATGCGAACTTCTGCTCTGGACCCTGCCCATACCTGCGTAGTGCTGACACTACACACAGCACG CTGCTGAGCCTGTACAACACTCTGAACCCAGAGGCATCAGCTTCGCCCTGCTGTGTGCCACAGGACCTAGAGCCTCTAACCATCCTCTACTACGTGGGACGAACCCCTAAAGTGGAGCAGCTCTCCAACATGATCGTCAAATCTTGCAAATGCAGCTGA